The following is a genomic window from Staphylococcus saccharolyticus.
AAATCTTGAAGCATTTCTACATCTTCTGGATCAACAGCTTCTTCTTTAATCTCAACATCTACGACTTCTTTATGACCTGTAACAATTACAGTGACCATACCTCCACCGGCTGTTCCAGCAACACGTTCTTCTTTTAATTTTTCTTGTTCTTGAGCCATTTTCTTTTGCATTTTTTGCATTTGTTTCATCATTTGTTGCATATTTCCGCCACCGCGCATAATATCATTTCCTCCTCGAAATTAAACAGTTTCTATAAAAAATAAGCTTTTATTACATTATACATACGAATATATTGCTTGTCATGTATCATTCCTCATCAATCATATGTACAGTTTCTTCACCAAATAAGTCTTTTGCTTTTTGAGCAACATCCACGTATTGACTTTGTTTTACGCTATGTTGTTCATTATGATTATCTCCAGAATTACGGTTTTGTAAATACTCAGCTCTTACTCTTAACCATTGATCTGAAGGAACTCCAACAACTTTCACAGATTTATTAACAATATTACATACAACGCTCTCGATATTACTACGTTTTTCTTCATCTTTATTGACGATTTCACAGTGTATTTCTTCATCGAATTTGACTAACACATGATCTTCGCTTGCTGCTACTGGTTCAGAATTTTGAAGTAAGCTTACTAAAGATTTTTTATCATTACTTTTCGCATGGTCTATCACTTCTTGCCAGTGGTTTTTTAATAATTTAATGTCTTCTTTATTAGCCTTGTCTAACACTTTAGCTATCTGTTGTATAGAGAAGGCGTTTTTCGAACGTTGTATTGATCGTACAGGTTTTTTAGATTGTTGATGAGATGATCCGCTACTTACACCTTGTGCTTTCAGAGCTTTCAGTTCACTTTCAAGCTGTTCCAAGCGTTGAAGTAACACTTCATTATCAGGTTCAGTAGCTACAGCAGTTGTTGAAACATTCTGTACAGTTTGTGGTTGATTTTTAATCATTTCCGCAAGTTTAACTAACAGTACCTCGAAATGAACATTTTGATTCACACTAAATCGAATATAGACTAAAGTATCATTAATAACATCAATTATTCGATATAACATATCTAAATCAAAATGAATAAGTGCATCATGTTCAATCGTTTTATCTGATGTTTTATTCATAATGGTATCTCTCACAAAATAAATCATATCATTGATAAGTCGATTAACTTCTTTTCCTTCAGATATAAAATGATGATATCTGTTAAATGCTTCCTTTACGTTACTATTGACGACATCTTTAAATAATTCATTTAAAGATGCTTCATCAACGCTGCCAGTTACATTCAAAGCATCTTGTAACGTTAGGCGCTCATCCCCGAATGCTATGGCTTGATCCATGATACTTAATGCATCACGCATCCCTCCCTCAGAAACTTTAGCAATAAATTCAAGGGCAGCTTCATCGTAGTCTAAAGATTGAGCGTCAGCAACGTATTTTAAACGATTGATAATTTGATCCATACTAATCGCTTTAAAACCAAAACGTTGTGCTCTTGATATAATGGTAGGTGGTATTTTATGAGGCTCTGTCGTTGCTAAAATAAAAATAGCATGTGATGGTGGTTCCTCTAAAGTTTTAAGCAATGCATTAAATGCACCTGTCGTTAACATATGAACTTCATCAATGATATAAACTTTGTATTTAGACTCACTAGGTGCATATTTAACCTTATCTCTAATGTTTCTTATTTCATCCACACCGTTATTACTTGCAGCATCAATTTCAATGACATCAGAATTTGTTCCTTGAGTTATACCTTTACATATTGCACATTCATTACAAGGCTCTCCATCATTACTATTCAGACAATTAATTGCTTTGGCAAATACTTTAGCAATACTTGTTTTACCTGTTCCTCTAGGCCCACTAAAGATATACGCATGCGATTGTTTACCTTTAGATATCGCATTACGTAGCGTTTTAGTTACATGTGTTTGACCCACAACATCATTAAAACTTTGCGGTCTATACATTCGATACAAAGCTTGGTAATCCACGTTAGCACCTCCATTAACAATTACTCATCATTATATCATGCTTGTGACTTTTCTTTACAAATAAAATTAATAAAAAACCTCAGGATAATGAACTACCATGCTAGACCATTCATTAGGATATGGTTTCAATAATTTAACAAGCAACGGATTTTCTACACTAACGTTTTCCATACTTATATGAAATTGTTTAGCTTCTTCATATCCCACCTGCTTAAAATACTCTGAATGACAATTCACAAAAATTGCTTTGTATCCTTGGTTATTTGCTCTTTCTTCTACAGCGTTTAAGAGGGCTTTACCTAAGCCTTGATTTCTAACAGTTGCATCCACAGAAAGTGCACTGATTGCTAAAGCGACTTCTTCTCGACTTTGAGAAAAGAGTGAAACTTCAGCTAGCATGACATGTCCAACCACATCATTTGAATCATTTTTAGCTATAACTTCTAATTCATAATTGTAATTCTCGGACTTTCTTAAATGCTTAACACGTGCTCGGTCTTTCCAACTCATTTCTGGATTTTGGTCATAATTATTTTCAATACTATCTAATGATGTATCGTAATCAACTTCGGTTAATGTACTTAAATAAATCTGCATGTATCCTCCAAATTCAATAGTTGTTGTGTTATGTTACTCCATTACTAAAATGATTCTATATAACGGTATAACCTTAACAAATTATAAAAAATTAATCCATATAATAAAAAAAGCGACTCAACTAAAAGTCACTCAATCATCTATTTTCATTTTTTAAATTAATATTAAAAAACCATGCACCTTCGTATCGAACACATATCATAAACGTTACCGAAGTCGACAGCTAAATCTCGGCTACCCTACGGCACATATGAGGATCCACTTAATGCTGCTTCCGTCAGGACCTGACATGATTCATGGGTTCATATTGCATAGGACCGAAATCTTCAAACACTACGTGCTTCGGGCAGACTTTACAAAAATGCGCCCTCAACAAAGGAATTAAGTCTCGCATAAAGCGGATTTCGAGTACAGGGAACCGCTACCTCCCCACCTAGCACGGCAAAGCTTATAATACTATA
Proteins encoded in this region:
- the dnaX gene encoding DNA polymerase III subunit gamma/tau, whose protein sequence is MDYQALYRMYRPQSFNDVVGQTHVTKTLRNAISKGKQSHAYIFSGPRGTGKTSIAKVFAKAINCLNSNDGEPCNECAICKGITQGTNSDVIEIDAASNNGVDEIRNIRDKVKYAPSESKYKVYIIDEVHMLTTGAFNALLKTLEEPPSHAIFILATTEPHKIPPTIISRAQRFGFKAISMDQIINRLKYVADAQSLDYDEAALEFIAKVSEGGMRDALSIMDQAIAFGDERLTLQDALNVTGSVDEASLNELFKDVVNSNVKEAFNRYHHFISEGKEVNRLINDMIYFVRDTIMNKTSDKTIEHDALIHFDLDMLYRIIDVINDTLVYIRFSVNQNVHFEVLLVKLAEMIKNQPQTVQNVSTTAVATEPDNEVLLQRLEQLESELKALKAQGVSSGSSHQQSKKPVRSIQRSKNAFSIQQIAKVLDKANKEDIKLLKNHWQEVIDHAKSNDKKSLVSLLQNSEPVAASEDHVLVKFDEEIHCEIVNKDEEKRSNIESVVCNIVNKSVKVVGVPSDQWLRVRAEYLQNRNSGDNHNEQHSVKQSQYVDVAQKAKDLFGEETVHMIDEE
- a CDS encoding GNAT family N-acetyltransferase, whose protein sequence is MQIYLSTLTEVDYDTSLDSIENNYDQNPEMSWKDRARVKHLRKSENYNYELEVIAKNDSNDVVGHVMLAEVSLFSQSREEVALAISALSVDATVRNQGLGKALLNAVEERANNQGYKAIFVNCHSEYFKQVGYEEAKQFHISMENVSVENPLLVKLLKPYPNEWSSMVVHYPEVFY
- a CDS encoding YbaB/EbfC family nucleoid-associated protein, with amino-acid sequence MRGGGNMQQMMKQMQKMQKKMAQEQEKLKEERVAGTAGGGMVTVIVTGHKEVVDVEIKEEAVDPEDVEMLQDLVLAATNEAMNKADELTQERLGKHTQGLNIPGM